The Parambassis ranga chromosome 14, fParRan2.1, whole genome shotgun sequence genome includes a window with the following:
- the nccrp1 gene encoding F-box only protein 50 produces MSAADWKKKCEDEWSLRDAPMPDDVDWKSVYEARPLGRNLLKNPSPHGLSKDVPPPEPDLPDAPSYGPPRTQPDGDFSGWTTSTEVLPYDASGIPAGAVVCGLPLYSWFTLEQTVDLKAEGLWEKLLDDFQPEILIQDWYEESQLHQFSYQLHVKLLGADKSTVIAEHAVNPTEDLSTYSHTWKEVSHVFSGYGAGVRYVHFQHRVKNSFLNGFFTTTFTGSTVIVRPVKSSP; encoded by the exons ATGTCTGCCGCGGACTGGAAGAAGAAGTGTGAGGATGAGTGGAGCCTGCGGGACGCGCCGATGCCGGATGACGTGGACTGGAAGTCCGTGTATGAAGCCCGGCCGCTGGGAAGAAATTTGCTGAAGAACCCTTCTCCTCACG GTTTGAGTAAGGATGTACCTCCACCTGAACCTGACCTGCCTGACGCGCCTTCATACGGACCTCCACGCACTCAGCCTGATG GTGACTTCAGCGGCTGGACCACGAGCACAGAAGTCTTGCCTTATGATGCCAGTGGAATCCCAGCAGGTGCTGTGGTCTGTGGGCTGCCTCTCTATAG CTGGTTCACCCTGGAGCAGACTGTGGACCTAAAGGCAGAGGGACTGTGGGAAAAGCTGCTGGATGATTTTCAACCTGAGATCCTCATCCAAGACTG GTATGAGGAGAGTCAGCTGCATCAGTTCAGCTACCAATTGCATGTGAAGTTACTGGGTGCAGACAAAAGCACGGTGATCGCCGAGCACGCCGTCAACCCCACTGAGGACCTCAGCACTTACTCACACACCTGGAAGGAG GTGTCACATGTGTTCTCTGGCTATGGAGCTGGGGTGAGATATGTCCACTTCCAGCACCGAGTGAAGAACAGTTTCCTCAATGGCTTCTTCACCACGACATTTACAGGCAGCACGGTGATCGTAAGACCAGTCAAAAGCAGCCCATAG
- the ckma gene encoding creatine kinase, muscle a, which yields MPFGNTHNNFKLNYKVEEEFPDLSKHNNHMAKVLTKELYGKMRDKQTPSGYTLDDVIQTGVDNPGHPFIMTVGCVAGDEESYEVFKDLLDPVISDRHGGYKPTDKHKTDLNFENLKGGDDLDPNYVLSSRVRTGRSIKGFTLPPHNSRGERRLIEKLSVEALTSLDGEFKGKYYPLKSMTDAEQEQLIADHFLFDKPVSPLLTCAGMARDWPDARGIWHNDDKTFLVWVNEEDHLRVISMQKGGNMREVFRRFCVGLKRIEEIFKKHNHGFMWNEHLGYILTCPSNLGTGLRGGVHVKLPKLSTHAKFEEILKRLRLQKRGTGGVDTASVGGVFDISNADRLGSSEVDQVQLVVDGVKLMVEMEKKLEKGEAIDSMIPAQK from the exons ATGCCTTTCGGAAACACCCACAACAACTTCAAGCTCAACTACAAAGTTGAGGAGGAGTTCCCAGACCTGTCCAAGCACAACAACCATATGGCCAAGGTTCTGACCAAGGAGCTGTATGGCAAGATGAGGGACAAGCAGACCCCCAGTGGCTACACTCTGGATGATGTCATCCAGACTGGTGTTGACAACCCCG GTCACCCCTTCATCATGACTGTTGGCTGTGTTGCTGGTGATGAGGAGTCCTACGAGGTCTTCAAGGATCTGCTTGACCCCGTCATCTCCGACCGTCATGGTGGATACAAGCCCACTGACAAGCACAAGACCGACCTCAACTTTGAGAACCTGAAG GGCGGTGACGATCTGGACCCCAACTACGTTCTGTCCAGCCGTGTCCGTACTGGCCGCAGCATCAAGGGATTCACCCTGCCCCCCCACAACAGCCGTGGCGAGCGCAGACTTATTGAGAAGCTGTCCGTTGAGG CTCTGACCAGCCTGGATGGTGAGTTCAAGGGAAAGTATTACCCCCTGAAGTCCATGACTGACGccgagcaggagcagctgattgctgatcacttcctgtttgacaaGCCAGTCTCTCCCCTGCTGACCTGCGCTGGTATGGCCCGCGACTGGCCTGATGCCAGAGGCATCTG GCACAATGACGACAAGACCTTCCTGGTCTGGGTGAACGAGGAGGATCACCTGCGTGTCATCTCCATGCAGAAGGGTGGCAACATGAGGGAGGTGTTCAGGCGTTTCTGCGTTGGCCTGAAGAGG ATTGAGGAGATCTTCAAGAAGCACAACCACGGATTCATGTGGAACGAGCATCTTGGCTACATCCTGACCTGCCCCTCCAACCTGGGTACCGGCCTGCGTGGTGGTGTCCACGTCAAGCTGCCCAAGCTGAGCACACATGCCAAATTCGAGGAGATCCTCAAGAGGCTGCGTCTGCAGAAACGTGGCACAG GTGGTGTGGACACTGCCTCCGTCGGTGGTGTGTTCGACATCTCCAACGCTGATCGTCTGGGCTCCTCCGAGGTGGACCAGGTCCAGCTGGTGGTTGATGGTGTCAAGCTCATGGTTGAGATGGAGAAGAAGCTGGAGAAGGGAGAGGCCATCGACAGCATGATCCCCGCCCAGAAGTAA